The following coding sequences are from one Roseburia hominis A2-183 window:
- the yqfD gene encoding sporulation protein YqfD: MIKYFRGYVHVKLTGYAPERFLNLCGNRNILIWNLKPCENGYTFCISVDAFRQLKPILKKTKTQIRIQKRVGMPFCAFRYRRRYLFPAGLLFFCFLLYDLSGFIWNIEINGNSYLTTETILDFLEEEHASFGTKKSQISCEDLEEAMRSRYRDVIWTSIKIYGTKMTVDIQENLLSQEEYEAKSDEPQDIVAAKDGVITEMVTRAGTPLTAVGAEVKKGDILVSGRIEVLNDDGEIMQYLYRPSDADIKAKVLYSYRDVIDGTWVEMAPTGNTKERYSITLLDNVFDWPLFRNPFAEYQVQTESRQLHVADNFYLPVWLNKSEFTEVEQVRHERTEAEIRQIATKNFSDYIKDLEEKGIQIISKNVIIKSTGEKYVVSGDLWAHESIVSYQPTEVYDTTMQERQNENESD; encoded by the coding sequence GTGATCAAATATTTTCGCGGTTATGTTCATGTGAAGCTGACGGGATATGCACCGGAACGGTTCTTAAATCTGTGCGGGAACCGGAATATCCTGATCTGGAATTTAAAACCGTGTGAAAATGGATATACTTTTTGTATCAGTGTCGATGCATTCCGACAGCTGAAGCCCATTCTGAAAAAAACCAAAACGCAGATCCGGATTCAGAAGCGTGTGGGGATGCCGTTTTGCGCGTTTCGCTACCGCAGACGGTATCTTTTCCCGGCAGGCCTGCTTTTTTTCTGCTTTTTGCTGTATGATCTGTCCGGATTCATCTGGAATATCGAAATCAACGGGAATTCTTATCTGACCACGGAGACGATTCTGGATTTCCTGGAGGAGGAACACGCATCGTTTGGAACGAAAAAATCCCAGATTTCGTGCGAGGATCTGGAAGAAGCCATGCGGAGCCGCTACCGGGATGTCATCTGGACTTCCATCAAGATTTATGGTACAAAGATGACGGTCGATATTCAGGAAAACCTCCTGTCGCAGGAAGAATATGAGGCGAAGAGCGATGAACCGCAGGACATTGTCGCCGCCAAAGACGGCGTGATTACCGAGATGGTGACACGCGCGGGCACGCCGCTTACCGCGGTGGGAGCGGAGGTAAAGAAAGGCGACATCTTAGTCTCGGGGCGCATTGAAGTGTTAAACGACGACGGTGAGATCATGCAGTACCTCTACCGTCCGTCCGATGCGGACATCAAGGCGAAGGTACTCTATTCCTACCGGGATGTGATTGATGGCACCTGGGTGGAGATGGCACCGACCGGGAACACGAAGGAGCGTTACAGCATCACGCTGCTTGATAACGTGTTCGACTGGCCGCTTTTCCGGAATCCGTTTGCAGAGTATCAGGTGCAGACGGAGAGCAGGCAGCTCCATGTGGCGGACAATTTTTATCTGCCCGTGTGGCTGAATAAAAGTGAGTTCACAGAGGTCGAGCAGGTGCGGCACGAGCGCACCGAAGCGGAGATCCGTCAGATTGCCACAAAGAATTTCTCGGATTACATCAAAGATTTGGAAGAAAAAGGTATTCAAATTATATCAAAAAATGTTATTATAAAAAGTACGGGTGAAAAATATGTGGTAAGCGGCGATCTGTGGGCGCACGAATCCATTGTTTCCTATCAGCCGACAGAGGTTTACGATACCACAATGCAAGAAAGGCAGAATGAAAATGAGTCTGACTGA
- a CDS encoding YabP/YqfC family sporulation protein, which produces MRKNSRTSAGSQISLRERIVDNLELPKDLMLGAAIVTVTGRGEAVISNYKGILEYEDSFIRVQTKTCRIRITGVRLAIDYYTNEEMKITGSIDTIEYEN; this is translated from the coding sequence ATGAGAAAAAATAGCAGAACTTCAGCGGGGTCACAGATTTCGCTGCGCGAAAGAATTGTAGATAACCTGGAGCTTCCCAAAGACCTCATGCTCGGGGCGGCGATCGTGACCGTCACCGGCAGAGGGGAAGCTGTGATTTCAAATTATAAAGGAATCCTGGAATACGAGGATTCCTTTATCCGGGTGCAGACAAAAACCTGCAGGATACGGATTACCGGTGTCCGTCTTGCCATAGATTATTACACGAATGAAGAAATGAAAATAACGGGCAGCATTGATACGATAGAGTACGAGAACTGA
- a CDS encoding pyrimidine-nucleoside phosphorylase yields MRMYDLILKKKQGGELSTDEIRYMIEGFTEGSIPDYQMSAMTMAICFRGMTPRETVDLTLAMRDSGDVLDLSGIKGVKVDKHSTGGVGDKTSLALTPIIAALGVPVAKMSGRGLGHTGGTIDKLECFDGFTTALSEEQFAGNVNTIGIAIAGQTANLAPADKKLYALRDVTATVDQMSLIASSIMSKKLASGSDAIVLDVKTGNGAFMKKLEDSRALAKEMVSIGTMAGKKTVAVITDMDQPLGRAVGNSLEVREAIDTLRGEGPADFKEVVFALGSQMLMLAGRAADEKEARALMEGVIEDGSALDKFAQFVRAQGGDAAPVYDTSLLPVAGKTLEVTAKESGYVHRILAEDIGIACMTLGGGRETKESAIDLSVGIILEKKNGDAVSDGEVLATIYGNDDAKMQAAYEKIAHAYEIAKEPAAFVPVVREYIFPE; encoded by the coding sequence ATGAGAATGTATGATTTGATCTTAAAAAAGAAGCAGGGCGGGGAACTTTCCACGGATGAGATCCGCTATATGATAGAAGGTTTTACGGAGGGAAGCATTCCGGATTATCAGATGTCCGCCATGACAATGGCGATCTGTTTTCGCGGAATGACGCCGCGCGAGACGGTGGATTTAACGCTTGCCATGAGGGACAGCGGTGATGTGCTGGATCTCTCGGGGATCAAGGGGGTAAAGGTCGATAAGCACAGCACCGGAGGCGTGGGAGACAAGACCTCACTGGCGCTGACACCGATCATTGCTGCGCTCGGGGTTCCGGTTGCGAAAATGTCCGGCAGGGGACTGGGGCATACCGGCGGAACAATCGACAAGTTAGAATGTTTTGACGGGTTTACGACCGCGCTCTCCGAGGAGCAGTTTGCCGGGAATGTCAATACCATCGGGATTGCCATTGCGGGACAGACTGCCAATCTGGCGCCGGCGGACAAGAAATTATACGCGCTGCGTGATGTGACGGCAACGGTGGATCAGATGTCGCTCATTGCCAGCTCCATCATGAGCAAAAAGCTGGCGTCCGGAAGCGATGCCATCGTTCTGGATGTCAAGACGGGCAACGGCGCTTTTATGAAAAAGCTTGAGGATTCCAGAGCGCTCGCAAAAGAGATGGTCTCCATCGGTACGATGGCGGGCAAGAAGACGGTGGCTGTCATCACGGATATGGATCAGCCGTTGGGACGCGCGGTCGGCAATTCACTTGAGGTCCGGGAAGCGATTGATACCCTGCGCGGAGAGGGACCGGCTGATTTCAAAGAAGTGGTGTTTGCACTGGGCAGCCAGATGCTTATGCTCGCAGGGCGGGCGGCGGACGAAAAGGAAGCCCGCGCACTGATGGAGGGCGTGATAGAAGACGGATCGGCACTCGATAAATTTGCCCAGTTCGTGCGCGCACAGGGCGGAGATGCTGCACCGGTCTATGACACATCCCTTCTGCCGGTTGCGGGGAAGACACTAGAGGTCACGGCAAAAGAGAGCGGATATGTGCACCGGATTCTGGCGGAAGACATCGGAATTGCCTGCATGACCCTGGGAGGCGGAAGAGAGACCAAGGAGAGTGCGATTGATCTATCCGTTGGTATTATTCTGGAGAAAAAGAACGGGGATGCGGTAAGTGACGGTGAAGTGCTTGCGACGATTTATGGCAATGATGATGCCAAAATGCAGGCGGCGTATGAAAAAATTGCCCATGCCTACGAGATCGCCAAAGAGCCGGCGGCTTTCGTGCCGGTGGTCAGAGAATATATCTTTCCAGAATAA
- a CDS encoding DUF4854 domain-containing protein has protein sequence MTGYQIQSHRILLCVLALFCLGMALMGCKKASLDDWYATQADQFQEMTDAVNSQDLGYTLDIVTADSDALVFQYTLSKAYDMSDDADADALTQLYDAIFDSYASTFSSLRAQIADETGINGIAIRLTALNPDGTVLYSRDFTE, from the coding sequence ATGACCGGATATCAAATTCAAAGCCACAGAATATTACTGTGCGTGCTCGCACTTTTTTGCTTGGGAATGGCTCTGATGGGATGTAAAAAAGCATCGCTGGATGACTGGTATGCCACACAGGCGGATCAGTTTCAGGAGATGACAGACGCCGTCAATTCCCAGGATCTGGGATACACCCTGGACATTGTCACCGCAGATTCCGATGCGTTAGTGTTCCAGTACACGCTTTCTAAGGCGTATGATATGTCGGATGATGCAGACGCCGACGCACTGACGCAGCTGTATGACGCCATTTTTGACAGCTATGCCTCCACTTTTTCCTCGCTGCGCGCGCAGATTGCAGATGAGACCGGCATAAACGGCATCGCCATCCGGCTGACCGCCTTAAATCCGGACGGAACCGTTCTGTATTCCAGGGACTTTACCGAATAG
- the rlmH gene encoding 23S rRNA (pseudouridine(1915)-N(3))-methyltransferase RlmH, protein MKITILCVGKIKEKFYRDAIEEYAKRLTRYCKLEIIEVADEKTPDGASATEEMQIRQKEGERVLARLEKCRQSSSYVMALAIDGRELDSVELSQKLEKLGTDGISNVIFLIGGSLGMSKELLAAADFKLSFSRMTFPHQLMRVILLEQIYRGYRIMNREPYHK, encoded by the coding sequence ATGAAGATTACAATTTTATGCGTTGGAAAAATCAAAGAAAAATTTTACAGAGATGCCATCGAGGAATACGCTAAGCGCCTGACGCGCTATTGCAAGCTGGAAATCATCGAGGTCGCAGATGAAAAGACGCCAGACGGCGCAAGTGCCACGGAAGAAATGCAGATCCGGCAAAAGGAGGGGGAGCGTGTGCTTGCCCGCCTCGAGAAATGCAGGCAGAGCAGCTCCTATGTCATGGCACTCGCCATAGACGGCAGAGAACTCGATTCGGTCGAACTCTCACAGAAACTGGAAAAACTGGGAACTGACGGGATCAGCAATGTGATCTTTTTGATCGGTGGGTCACTCGGCATGTCAAAAGAGCTGCTTGCGGCGGCGGATTTTAAGCTCTCTTTTTCCAGAATGACGTTTCCACACCAGCTGATGCGCGTGATTCTGCTGGAGCAGATCTACCGCGGCTACCGCATCATGAACCGGGAACCCTACCACAAATAG
- a CDS encoding xanthine phosphoribosyltransferase, translating into MKLLEEKILSEGKALNKDILKVDSFINHQVDPVLMAQIGEAFAAHFKGRGITKVVTIESSGIAPALMTASALGVPMVILKKQPSQILNDNLYQTVITSFTKETNYELTLSKKYISEEDHVLIIDDFLANGEAATGAIRLLRLAHATIAGLGVLVEKSFQPGREKLVDQGTEVYALARVGAMDTDHVEFLPADDE; encoded by the coding sequence TTGAAATTACTGGAAGAAAAGATTCTTTCCGAGGGAAAGGCATTAAACAAAGACATTCTTAAGGTAGACAGTTTTATCAATCATCAGGTGGATCCGGTGCTCATGGCACAGATCGGGGAGGCATTTGCCGCACATTTTAAAGGCAGAGGCATCACGAAAGTGGTTACTATCGAAAGTTCTGGAATTGCTCCTGCACTCATGACCGCATCTGCGCTGGGCGTTCCTATGGTAATTTTGAAGAAGCAGCCTTCTCAGATTTTAAATGATAATCTCTACCAGACTGTGATCACATCCTTTACCAAAGAGACGAACTACGAGCTGACGCTCTCCAAGAAGTACATCTCCGAGGAGGATCACGTCTTAATCATCGATGATTTCCTTGCAAACGGTGAGGCTGCGACCGGAGCGATCCGTCTTCTGCGTCTGGCACATGCGACCATCGCCGGTCTCGGCGTTCTGGTGGAAAAGTCTTTCCAGCCAGGACGTGAAAAGCTGGTTGATCAGGGAACCGAAGTGTATGCACTTGCCAGAGTCGGTGCAATGGATACGGACCACGTTGAATTTTTACCGGCGGACGACGAGTGA